One genomic segment of Chryseobacterium phocaeense includes these proteins:
- a CDS encoding thioredoxin family protein — MKNLKILIAVCIAGLGLLSFTAADHERNGSSRIENPTAKGYEVGDEAADFKLKNIDGKMVSLSDYKSAKGFIVVFTCNHCPYAKKYEDRIVELDKKFKNQGYPVIAVNPNDPNVQPEDGYKQMIERAKQKGFTFPYLVDEGQKIYPLYGATKTPHVFVLQKENGKNIVKYIGAIDNNYENPNDVSEYYVQDAVNALIKGEPVKMTKTVAIGCTIKVKK, encoded by the coding sequence ATGAAAAATCTGAAAATTTTAATAGCAGTATGTATTGCCGGTCTTGGATTGCTGAGCTTTACAGCAGCAGATCATGAGAGGAATGGCTCTTCCCGGATTGAAAATCCTACCGCAAAAGGATATGAAGTAGGCGATGAGGCTGCAGACTTTAAACTGAAAAATATCGACGGTAAAATGGTTTCTTTAAGTGATTATAAAAGTGCCAAAGGATTTATCGTCGTTTTCACCTGTAACCATTGTCCTTACGCCAAAAAATATGAAGACAGGATTGTAGAGCTCGATAAAAAGTTCAAAAATCAGGGGTATCCGGTGATTGCCGTGAATCCCAATGATCCAAACGTACAGCCGGAGGACGGCTACAAGCAGATGATAGAAAGAGCAAAACAGAAAGGCTTCACCTTCCCTTATCTGGTAGATGAAGGACAAAAAATCTATCCGCTTTACGGAGCTACTAAAACACCACACGTTTTTGTCCTGCAAAAAGAAAACGGGAAGAATATCGTAAAATATATCGGCGCTATCGATAATAATTACGAAAACCCGAATGATGTCTCCGAATATTATGTTCAGGATGCTGTCAATGCCCTCATTAAAGGAGAACCTGTAAAAATGACCAAGACGGTAGCCATTGGATGCACCATAAAGGTAAAGAAATAA
- a CDS encoding ribosomal maturation YjgA family protein, translated as MKFKFSLTYLLLTIFIFLIEVLIATKLEHLFFVRAYLGDVIVVMLLYTFVKTFVRINDEKLILGILIFSCIVEFAQYFTVAEKLGLRPGSLMYIVIGNSFSWIDILCYAAGCLLLFLWVKLNTGKSKQSIPD; from the coding sequence ATGAAATTTAAATTCAGTCTTACCTATCTCCTTCTCACCATCTTTATTTTTCTGATTGAAGTTCTGATCGCTACAAAACTGGAACATCTCTTCTTTGTTCGGGCTTATCTTGGGGATGTTATTGTTGTGATGCTCCTCTATACTTTTGTCAAAACTTTTGTAAGAATAAATGATGAAAAACTGATTCTGGGAATTCTGATTTTTTCCTGTATCGTGGAATTTGCCCAATACTTTACGGTAGCAGAAAAACTAGGCCTCCGTCCTGGAAGCCTGATGTATATTGTGATTGGAAACTCTTTCTCGTGGATAGATATTCTGTGTTATGCCGCAGGATGCCTGTTGCTTTTCCTCTGGGTGAAGTTAAATACCGGAAAAAGCAAACAGTCTATTCCAGACTGA
- a CDS encoding energy transducer TonB produces the protein MKKYLFFILIFQAVFIAAQKDSTVVAGPKPAPVAETTFTKAAEFPGGHKAFVAEILRNFRTSPLVKAEIMSAEAVATFLVDTDGNMVDIKIESYKHKLVKDEFLRALKMIKTKWIPAEQDGKKVRNFMRQPLVFSLE, from the coding sequence ATGAAAAAGTATCTGTTCTTTATTCTGATATTCCAGGCTGTTTTTATTGCAGCTCAGAAGGATTCTACTGTAGTGGCCGGGCCAAAACCTGCTCCTGTCGCTGAAACTACCTTCACAAAAGCCGCTGAATTTCCCGGCGGCCATAAAGCATTTGTTGCAGAGATCTTAAGAAATTTCAGAACCTCACCATTGGTAAAAGCCGAGATCATGAGTGCCGAAGCAGTAGCTACGTTTCTGGTGGACACAGACGGAAATATGGTGGATATTAAGATTGAGTCCTATAAGCATAAACTGGTGAAAGATGAATTTCTGCGGGCACTGAAAATGATTAAAACAAAGTGGATTCCTGCTGAACAGGATGGTAAAAAAGTCCGGAATTTCATGAGACAGCCCTTGGTGTTCAGTCTGGAATAG
- a CDS encoding YARHG domain-containing protein, producing the protein MKILNYTLVSLLAVSLLSCKKEGKINETGKDSVIAKKDSVVIPEIYKEYYGIYTGDFAGMEKMVDETDGSEYDASIKKRISLKINRITKDSVYGQSIVNGNQRPFRGVFNESTKSFVLDEPGNDKTDGRFEVQLEGDSITGKWNAFNKTAVKSPLKTIKLSKKEFVYNPNFMLDKNSDLVDWSNPKDFVEKYTDEETGKTESYTTSKNRVASEAIFELNASKQKLTEKELKNLRKLDLEIIKNSVFARHGYSFKKETYRYFFEQTDWYIPVSNNVDKELSPMEKDNVALLNRFIKYAEDKYDSFGR; encoded by the coding sequence ATGAAAATTTTAAATTACACCCTGGTCTCTTTACTGGCAGTTTCTCTTTTAAGCTGCAAAAAGGAAGGAAAGATCAATGAAACAGGAAAAGACTCTGTAATCGCTAAAAAAGATTCTGTAGTCATTCCAGAGATCTATAAAGAATATTACGGGATTTACACCGGAGATTTTGCGGGCATGGAAAAAATGGTGGACGAAACCGACGGCTCTGAGTATGATGCAAGTATTAAGAAAAGAATCTCTTTAAAAATCAACAGGATCACGAAAGACAGCGTCTACGGGCAGAGCATTGTGAATGGAAACCAGCGCCCGTTCAGAGGGGTTTTCAATGAGAGTACCAAGTCTTTTGTGCTGGATGAGCCGGGAAATGATAAAACGGACGGCAGATTTGAAGTACAATTAGAAGGTGACAGCATCACCGGAAAATGGAATGCCTTTAACAAAACTGCCGTAAAATCACCTTTAAAAACGATTAAACTATCAAAAAAGGAATTCGTATACAATCCGAACTTTATGCTGGATAAAAATTCCGATCTGGTAGACTGGTCAAATCCGAAAGATTTTGTAGAGAAATATACTGATGAGGAAACCGGAAAAACGGAAAGCTACACGACCTCTAAAAACAGAGTGGCTTCCGAAGCTATTTTTGAGCTGAATGCCTCCAAACAGAAGCTTACAGAAAAAGAACTCAAAAATTTAAGGAAATTAGACCTTGAAATCATTAAGAATTCTGTTTTTGCGAGACATGGATATTCCTTCAAAAAGGAAACTTACCGGTATTTCTTTGAGCAGACGGACTGGTATATCCCTGTTTCCAATAACGTGGACAAGGAACTTTCTCCTATGGAAAAAGACAATGTAGCTTTGCTGAACCGCTTTATTAAATATGCGGAAGATAAATATGACAGTTTCGGAAGATAG